The DNA sequence GAATGAAGTAAGAATGGCCAAGCTCGGGATTCTCGTTCGTGGGAATCTTCTCTGCGTATTTCTTGTGGATCATTTTTTCGACGGATTCCACATACTTCCTTTTGAATTGTGCGTCGCCTTCGAATTTCTTCGCCAAATGATTAGCTCTTCGTAGCACTTGCATCTTgttgtttggcatttgaggTTTGTCATTTCTAAAGGGTAAGGCGATCTGATAATGGCCATCTTTAACGCAGATACTACTCTCAACCTTTGATTCCCACAGCTTGTCCTCGATTGATCGGCCCCGTTTGTGACCTCCGATGGCGTCGGGAAAATCGGCTTCAAACAATCTCAAGACCATATCCTGGTCAGCCTCGGTTCTGACCTTTATTGgattcacttttttattgctCCTTCCTCCACTAATAGGTCCATGAACAGTCCAACCCAACTTGGTCTGTACGGCGTACGGTTCGTCATCATTGCGCAAGACCAACCGTAGGGGTCGTAAAGCCCTAGGGGCGttcattccaatcaaaatccCGACGTCCGAATCTGAGTAGTTGAAGGGGATATTTTCTAGATGTGGCCAGGCTTCTGCTTGACGTTTTGTCGGGATATCCTCCTTCGTTACGGGCAATTCTCGGTGGCTAAAGGACGGTGGCAGGTCAATGACGTGGGTCTCTTCCATGTCTAACACCTGCAGACCCTCTATGACACTGGACGACCAAGGGCTGTCGCGACGTTCCATAGTGGTCAAGGCGATTTGAACGGGTCTTCCTGTCAAGCCCAGTGCTTTGACAACGTCTTCCTTTACAAACGTATCGGTGCTGTAGGGATCTTGCGCGGCATACGTCACGATCTCTTTGCTACTGCCGACTTGGCGAATTCGTACAGGCACGAGAGCAACAGCAATGGAGGGACcgtctttcttttctttgataGCGTGCACACTACGGACATCTACACTAATGTCCTCGGGACCGCCCGGAGATGGGGGAGCCCCAGCCAGAGATGAGAGGGGAACGACCCGCTCGTTGCCTTGTGCTTCGTCCCAGTGCAGAATGGTGGGGTGCCTCCTTTTACATTTTCGACATCTGCTTCGTTGCCTGCAGGTTCTAGCCCAATGACCAGTGTGTAAGCATCCGAAGCATCTACCCTGcaacttttcttttcgttcCTCCAAGTTTAAACTCATAGCAGCCTCGCAGTCACTCATGTCGTGTCCAGCACTGCAGAATAAACACAAGTCAACGCTGAGATTCTCACTCCTCAAGTCATTTAGTGTTGCTAGAGATAGATTCTTCCGGGACGTCTCGAAACCTCTCCTCTTAAGTCCAAACACTGGATGGTTCCACTCGTCCGACACTTGCTGTACCATATACACAAAGTTGCTGAAGGTCGCCTCTCGTTCATCATTGTTTTCGATCGACATCACCTTTCGTCTCCACATTGACTGGCATGAATTCGGTAATTTAGCCATAAGTTTGTCCAAAGCATCCGGGTCGCTCAATGTTGCCAGGGTTCCTAGGTCGTTCATTGCAGTTTGACATTGTTGCAGAATGATTGAAAATCTCTTCATTTCCTCCGGATCTTCCTGGACAGAGGGCCAGTTGTCTAGCTGGCTTTTATACGCTGACGTGATTCTGAAGTTGTTTCCAAATTCCCGTTGAAGTAGACGTTTGGCCTCTTTATACCCATCAGACGGC is a window from the Tigriopus californicus strain San Diego chromosome 2, Tcal_SD_v2.1, whole genome shotgun sequence genome containing:
- the LOC131893338 gene encoding uncharacterized protein LOC131893338, with the protein product MEVSNKELLAMIRSQERLEKLLGEKDEPVTEAKREIRQFQALLIQLEKSTQNLTPQSKEEAYILTKWCETHIDPKVQFVRLAEGLIENMEIEASDSVSNVLRLAFEADRDHDSIPSISRDNIIRDNLSQPSDVSQQSKMSKPSDGYKEAKRLLQREFGNNFRITSAYKSQLDNWPSVQEDPEEMKRFSIILQQCQTAMNDLGTLATLSDPDALDKLMAKLPNSCQSMWRRKVMSIENNDEREATFSNFVYMVQQVSDEWNHPVFGLKRRGFETSRKNLSLATLNDLRSENLSVDLCLFCSAGHDMSDCEAAMSLNLEERKEKLQGRCFGCLHTGHWARTCRQRSRCRKCKRRHPTILHWDEAQGNERVVPLSSLAGAPPSPGGPEDISVDVRSVHAIKEKKDGPSIAVALVPVRIRQVGSSKEIVTYAAQDPYSTDTFVKEDVVKALGLTGRPVQIALTTMERRDSPWSSSVIEGLQVLDMEETHVIDLPPSFSHRELPVTKEDIPTKRQAEAWPHLENIPFNYSDSDVGILIGMNAPRALRPLRLVLRNDDEPYAVQTKLGWTVHGPISGGRSNKKVNPIKVRTEADQDMVLRLFEADFPDAIGGHKRGRSIEDKLWESKVESSICVKDGHYQIALPFRNDKPQMPNNKMQVLRRANHLAKKFEGDAQFKRKYVESVEKMIHKKYAEKIPTNENPELGHSYFIPHHGVTHPRKHGEIREGRV